Proteins found in one Candidatus Eremiobacterota bacterium genomic segment:
- the meaB gene encoding methylmalonyl Co-A mutase-associated GTPase MeaB encodes TGRALTVGLTGPPGVGKSTLSGALVSHARKLGKTVGVISVDPSSPFSHGALLGDRIRLSEHFTDPEVFIRSMASRGHLGGLAGATADAVSLMDAFGKDVVLIETVGVGQSEIEIAEVADTTLVALQPGSGDSVQVLKAGVLEIADVFVVNKSDHPMALQLQREIRSMMEMLRFEGWVPVLVSTQAVEGKGIDKLWDAVVKHAAWLRESGALRAKRRAAFAHRVRQLALGTLEGRIETAIEELSDELDPYAAAQDVLQRFGVRDGVHPHAHARAPGEVRAHVKGL; translated from the coding sequence ACCGGCCGCGCGCTGACCGTCGGCCTCACCGGCCCGCCCGGCGTGGGCAAGTCGACGCTGAGCGGTGCGCTCGTCTCGCACGCGCGCAAGCTCGGCAAGACGGTCGGCGTGATCTCCGTCGACCCGAGCTCGCCGTTCTCGCACGGCGCGCTGCTCGGCGACCGCATCCGCCTCTCCGAGCACTTCACCGATCCCGAGGTGTTCATCCGCTCGATGGCCTCGCGCGGTCATCTCGGCGGGCTCGCGGGCGCGACCGCCGACGCCGTCTCGCTGATGGACGCGTTCGGCAAGGACGTCGTTCTGATCGAGACGGTCGGCGTCGGCCAGTCGGAGATCGAGATCGCCGAGGTCGCCGACACGACGCTGGTCGCGCTGCAGCCGGGCAGCGGCGACTCGGTGCAAGTATTGAAAGCCGGCGTCCTCGAGATCGCCGACGTGTTCGTGGTGAACAAGAGCGATCACCCGATGGCGCTGCAACTACAAAGAGAGATCCGCTCGATGATGGAGATGCTCCGCTTCGAGGGCTGGGTTCCGGTGCTCGTCAGCACGCAGGCGGTCGAAGGCAAAGGGATCGACAAGCTGTGGGACGCGGTCGTGAAGCACGCGGCGTGGTTGCGCGAGAGCGGCGCGCTGCGCGCGAAGCGCCGCGCGGCGTTCGCACACCGCGTCCGCCAGCTCGCGCTCGGCACGCTCGAAGGCCGCATCGAAACGGCGATCGAGGAGTTGAGCGACGAGCTCGACCCGTACGCCGCCGCGCAGGACGTTCTGCAGCGCTTCGGCGTGCGCGACGGCGTCCACCCGCACGCCCACGCGCGCGCGCCCGGCGAGGTCCGCGCGCACGTAAAAGGACTGTAG
- a CDS encoding TonB-dependent receptor — MLAILIAAVFAFAALPVLTVVDDDGAPVAGATVRFVAANRSTDVETTGRAGEASPRPGFVATSATVEAPEFARASVVLGGAPVRVVLHRVPAVIGAVRVATGSQSSLHRLPLAASVLDAQALRDTPAATSDALLRDLPGFDRGRSNSAFTNYGQLRVSFAGAGNDRGAVLVDGLPAQDAFGGQVDWAAYPPDNLVRAELLRGAGSALYGSGAVGGVLDLQTRAPQSDARFPGDGALSAGAGGLARSDESLFFRAPLSERVAASLWSSSAWSSYRIAPDGMRSSVDRPARSQSDATQFRVRTTGGAASIEASGLFATDAQDQGRPNYDFGRTLQQGALRYSLAGERTGSSLAAYVRQTNVLNVADQFPQKPGALRYVQHVPAWEDGVFGSWTARAPHLIVDLRADVRGVHGISDQRGGNGALQSLGSGSQTLAGFAVQADARFGRFEALAGARYDDVTFSAGRLVTVSGGKTTVVNAKARDDAAVSPRAALRYDLSPALTLRASSGGGFRAPFLNELVRGFQIGATQFAPNPGLIPERARTDGAGIDLLGGHSRLAFDLTRTVVNDAIGFVTITPTLQQRANVARTRTDGALATYTAALGRCTRARLSGQTQYARVLAGPRATLGKRLPYVPDREATLGLDAQAGPVRYGVDASFIGTAYADDLNTQLLNRVLLIGARVAAPLGAGGTLTLSAENLTDRIYLSSIDRLGPPAALTLRATFPLGMRPARAAGAAACAL, encoded by the coding sequence ATGCTCGCGATCCTGATCGCCGCCGTCTTCGCGTTCGCCGCCCTGCCGGTGCTGACGGTGGTCGACGACGACGGCGCGCCGGTCGCCGGCGCGACGGTTCGCTTCGTGGCGGCGAATCGCAGCACCGACGTCGAGACGACCGGCCGCGCCGGCGAAGCGTCGCCGCGCCCGGGCTTCGTCGCGACGTCGGCGACGGTCGAAGCGCCGGAGTTCGCGCGCGCGTCGGTCGTGCTCGGCGGCGCACCGGTGCGCGTTGTGCTGCACCGCGTTCCGGCGGTGATCGGCGCGGTGCGCGTCGCGACCGGCTCGCAAAGCTCGCTGCACCGGCTGCCGCTGGCGGCCTCGGTGCTCGACGCACAAGCGCTGCGCGACACGCCGGCCGCGACCAGCGACGCGCTGCTGCGCGATCTGCCCGGCTTCGACCGCGGGCGCAGCAACAGCGCGTTCACCAACTACGGCCAGCTCCGCGTCTCGTTCGCCGGCGCGGGAAACGACCGCGGCGCGGTGCTCGTCGACGGGCTGCCGGCACAGGACGCGTTCGGCGGACAGGTCGACTGGGCCGCGTATCCGCCCGACAACCTCGTGCGCGCGGAATTGCTGCGCGGCGCGGGGTCGGCGCTCTACGGCTCCGGCGCGGTCGGCGGCGTCCTCGACCTGCAGACACGTGCGCCGCAAAGTGACGCGCGGTTTCCCGGCGACGGCGCGCTGAGCGCCGGCGCGGGCGGGCTGGCGCGCAGCGACGAGTCGCTGTTCTTTCGCGCGCCGCTGAGCGAGCGCGTCGCGGCGTCGCTGTGGTCGTCGTCGGCGTGGTCGTCGTACCGGATCGCGCCCGACGGAATGCGCAGCAGCGTCGATCGTCCCGCGCGCAGCCAGAGCGACGCGACGCAGTTTCGCGTGCGCACCACCGGCGGCGCAGCGAGCATCGAAGCGTCCGGGCTGTTCGCGACCGACGCGCAAGACCAAGGCCGTCCGAACTACGACTTCGGCCGCACGCTGCAGCAAGGCGCGCTGCGCTACAGCCTCGCCGGCGAGCGCACGGGGAGCTCGCTCGCGGCGTACGTGCGCCAGACCAACGTGCTCAACGTCGCCGACCAGTTTCCGCAGAAGCCCGGCGCGCTGCGCTACGTGCAGCACGTGCCGGCGTGGGAAGACGGCGTCTTCGGGAGCTGGACCGCGCGCGCGCCGCATCTGATCGTCGACCTGCGCGCGGACGTGCGCGGCGTGCACGGCATCAGCGACCAGCGCGGCGGCAACGGCGCGCTGCAGAGCCTGGGCAGCGGAAGCCAAACCCTGGCCGGATTCGCGGTGCAGGCCGACGCGCGGTTCGGGCGGTTCGAAGCGCTCGCCGGCGCGCGCTACGACGACGTGACGTTCTCCGCCGGCCGGCTGGTGACCGTGAGCGGCGGCAAGACGACGGTCGTCAACGCGAAGGCGCGAGACGACGCGGCGGTTTCCCCGCGCGCGGCGCTGCGCTACGATCTTTCGCCTGCGCTGACGCTGCGCGCGAGCAGCGGCGGCGGCTTCCGCGCGCCGTTCCTGAACGAGCTGGTCCGCGGCTTTCAAATCGGCGCGACGCAGTTCGCGCCGAACCCGGGGCTCATCCCCGAGCGGGCGCGCACCGACGGCGCCGGGATCGATCTGCTCGGCGGCCACTCGCGGCTGGCGTTCGACCTCACCCGCACCGTCGTGAACGACGCGATCGGCTTCGTGACGATCACGCCCACGCTGCAGCAGCGCGCGAACGTCGCGCGCACGCGCACCGACGGCGCGCTCGCGACGTACACCGCGGCGCTCGGGCGCTGCACGCGCGCGCGGTTGAGCGGCCAGACGCAGTACGCGCGCGTGCTGGCCGGACCGCGCGCAACGCTCGGAAAGCGTTTGCCGTACGTCCCCGACCGCGAGGCGACGCTCGGCCTCGACGCGCAAGCCGGTCCGGTGCGCTACGGCGTCGACGCGTCGTTCATCGGCACGGCCTACGCCGACGACCTCAACACGCAGCTGCTGAACCGGGTGCTGCTCATCGGCGCGCGCGTCGCGGCGCCGCTCGGCGCCGGCGGCACGCTGACTCTTTCGGCGGAAAATCTCACCGACCGCATCTACCTCTCGAGCATCGACCGCCTCGGCCCGCCGGCCGCGCTCACCCTGCGCGCGACCTTCCCGCTCGGCATGCGGCCTGCGCGCGCGGCCGGGGCGGCGGCCTGCGCGCTCTGA
- a CDS encoding NAD(P)-dependent oxidoreductase translates to MAETQRVGVVGVGRMGANMARRLREVGYPVAAVYDVRADAARALAAELGAEAAASLARVAELSDAILTVVTDDAAMRAIYATAGDSLLTNARGKIFVNCATITPHVHVDVQRLAEAAGAASVEACLASSIPQARDGTLYMMVAGRREAFERAEPMLRQMSKKLRYVGEAGQAAKVKALVNMVMNVNTAGLAEGLGLGEALGLDLTMLREVFAETGAASRVLETDGLDMQNREHDVYFSAAHAAKDSHIATALAREQNLHLPLAEATARQFDVMIERGLGELDKSGVAELTFPSRRAQR, encoded by the coding sequence ATGGCGGAAACGCAGCGCGTCGGAGTCGTCGGCGTCGGACGGATGGGCGCGAACATGGCGCGCCGGCTGCGCGAGGTGGGATATCCCGTCGCGGCCGTCTACGACGTGCGCGCCGACGCGGCGCGTGCGCTCGCGGCGGAGCTCGGCGCCGAGGCGGCGGCGAGCCTCGCGCGCGTCGCCGAGCTGAGCGACGCGATCCTCACCGTGGTGACCGACGACGCCGCGATGCGCGCGATCTACGCGACCGCCGGCGACTCGCTGCTGACGAACGCGCGCGGGAAGATCTTCGTGAACTGCGCGACGATCACGCCGCACGTGCACGTCGACGTGCAGCGCCTGGCCGAAGCCGCCGGTGCGGCGAGCGTCGAAGCGTGTCTGGCCAGCTCGATCCCGCAAGCGCGCGACGGCACGCTGTACATGATGGTCGCCGGGCGGCGCGAGGCGTTCGAGCGCGCCGAGCCGATGCTGCGGCAGATGAGCAAGAAGCTGCGCTACGTCGGCGAGGCCGGCCAGGCGGCGAAGGTCAAAGCGCTCGTGAACATGGTGATGAACGTCAACACCGCCGGGCTCGCCGAAGGGCTCGGTCTGGGCGAAGCGCTCGGCCTCGATCTGACGATGCTGCGCGAGGTGTTCGCCGAGACCGGCGCCGCTTCGCGCGTCCTCGAGACCGACGGGCTCGACATGCAGAACCGCGAGCACGACGTCTACTTCTCGGCGGCGCACGCGGCGAAGGACTCGCACATCGCGACCGCGCTCGCGCGCGAGCAGAACCTTCACCTGCCGCTCGCCGAAGCGACGGCGCGGCAGTTCGACGTGATGATCGAGCGCGGGTTGGGCGAGCTCGACAAGTCCGGCGTCGCGGAGCTCACCTTCCCTTCGCGCCGCGCGCAGCGATGA
- a CDS encoding alpha/beta hydrolase, with translation MNERRVRLSDGAETTVQQWGSRGPLVVGVHGLGSSRRGWARIGERLAERCRVVAYDQRGHGDSSAKTPMTLARSVEDLANVVAALSEPVDALIGHSWGGTVVIAGGRELPVERVAAIDPMLWVEPGVWSASVLPEYRTLFAQSLEEREASIRRSYANFPEVELESKLHATRRLTLEPVAALGSENAIDEGRWDWRVRVHDYPKPLLLALADPKRSVVSPAERDEFRARGGPRVRVEVFEGASHSLQRDAFDRFIPVLERFLSGEKA, from the coding sequence ATGAACGAGCGCCGGGTTCGCTTGAGCGACGGCGCGGAGACCACCGTGCAGCAATGGGGTTCGCGCGGCCCGCTCGTCGTCGGCGTGCACGGTCTGGGCTCGTCGCGGCGGGGCTGGGCGCGCATCGGCGAACGGCTCGCCGAGCGCTGCCGGGTCGTCGCGTACGACCAGCGCGGCCACGGCGACAGCAGCGCGAAAACGCCGATGACGCTGGCGCGCAGCGTCGAGGATCTCGCGAACGTCGTCGCTGCACTGAGCGAGCCGGTCGATGCGCTGATCGGGCACTCGTGGGGCGGCACGGTGGTGATCGCCGGCGGGCGCGAGCTGCCGGTGGAGCGCGTCGCGGCGATCGATCCGATGCTGTGGGTGGAGCCGGGCGTGTGGAGCGCCAGCGTGCTGCCCGAGTACCGCACGCTGTTCGCGCAGTCGCTCGAGGAGCGCGAAGCGTCGATCCGCCGCTCGTACGCGAACTTTCCGGAGGTCGAGCTGGAGTCGAAGCTGCACGCGACGCGGCGCTTGACGCTGGAGCCGGTCGCGGCGCTGGGCAGCGAGAACGCGATCGACGAAGGCCGCTGGGACTGGCGCGTGCGCGTGCACGACTATCCGAAGCCGCTGCTGCTCGCCCTCGCCGATCCGAAGCGCAGCGTCGTCTCGCCGGCGGAGCGTGACGAGTTTCGCGCGCGCGGCGGCCCGCGCGTGCGCGTCGAGGTGTTCGAGGGCGCCAGCCACTCGCTGCAGCGCGACGCGTTCGACCGCTTCATCCCGGTGCTGGAGCGCTTTCTCTCGGGCGAGAAGGCGTGA
- a CDS encoding methylmalonyl-CoA mutase family protein, whose product MTPEYRELVERWEAKAERTAPRAGKGSGAVDRTISDVPLKALYGPADVAGLDLARDLGVPGEYPYTRGIHPTMYRSRLWTMRQFAGFGNAKQTNERYHFLLEQGQMGLSVAFDMPTLMGYDSDSPKSLGEVGKCGVAIDSVRDMETLFEGIDLGAITTSMTINGPAAIALAQYVVTAENKGIPRAKLGGTLQADILKEYIAQKEWIFPPRPHVRIIVDMMEFCTREMPRWNTISVSGYHIREAGSTAAQELAFTLADGFAYVEAAMARGMNVDDFAPRLSFFFNSHVDFFEEIAKFRAARRIYARRMREVYGAKDPRSWQLRFHTQTAGCSATAQQPENNIVRVAYEALAAALGGTQSLHTNSMDEVLALPTEKSVEIALRTQQVLAYETNVTNVVDPLGGAYFVEALTTEIERQALEYFERIAEFGGMVEAVEAGFPQREIADASYRYQRSIEAGERVIVGVNAFEKPDEELPPDLLKIGPEIERGQARAVQEVRANRDGAAVEASLAALKRACASEANVMPYLIDCVKAVATEGEIVEAMVGVYGRYTENTQF is encoded by the coding sequence GTGACCCCGGAGTACCGCGAGCTCGTCGAGCGCTGGGAGGCGAAAGCCGAGCGGACCGCGCCCCGTGCCGGCAAGGGCTCGGGCGCGGTCGACCGCACCATCTCCGACGTCCCGCTCAAGGCGCTCTACGGCCCGGCCGACGTCGCCGGGCTCGACTTGGCGCGCGATCTCGGCGTTCCGGGCGAGTACCCGTACACTCGCGGGATCCATCCGACGATGTACCGCTCGCGGCTGTGGACGATGCGCCAGTTCGCCGGCTTCGGGAACGCCAAGCAGACCAACGAGCGCTATCACTTCCTGCTCGAGCAAGGGCAGATGGGGCTCTCGGTCGCCTTCGACATGCCGACCCTGATGGGCTACGATTCCGATTCGCCCAAGTCGCTCGGCGAGGTCGGGAAATGCGGCGTCGCGATCGACAGCGTGCGCGACATGGAGACGCTGTTCGAGGGGATCGACCTGGGCGCGATCACCACGTCGATGACGATCAACGGGCCGGCGGCAATCGCGCTCGCGCAGTACGTCGTCACCGCCGAGAACAAGGGCATCCCGCGCGCGAAGCTCGGCGGCACGCTGCAGGCCGACATCCTCAAAGAGTACATCGCGCAGAAGGAGTGGATCTTCCCGCCGCGGCCGCACGTGCGGATCATCGTCGACATGATGGAGTTCTGCACCCGCGAGATGCCCAGGTGGAACACGATCTCGGTCTCGGGCTACCACATCCGCGAAGCGGGCTCGACCGCCGCGCAGGAGCTCGCGTTCACGCTCGCCGACGGCTTCGCGTACGTCGAAGCGGCGATGGCGCGCGGGATGAACGTCGACGACTTCGCGCCGCGGCTCTCGTTCTTCTTCAACTCGCACGTCGACTTCTTCGAAGAGATCGCGAAGTTCCGCGCCGCGCGGCGCATCTACGCGCGCCGCATGCGCGAAGTGTACGGCGCCAAGGACCCGCGCTCGTGGCAGCTGCGCTTCCACACCCAGACGGCGGGCTGCAGCGCCACCGCGCAGCAGCCCGAGAACAACATCGTGCGCGTCGCGTACGAGGCGCTCGCCGCAGCGCTCGGCGGGACGCAGTCGCTGCACACCAACTCGATGGACGAAGTCCTCGCGCTCCCGACCGAGAAGTCGGTCGAGATCGCGCTGCGCACTCAGCAGGTGCTGGCCTACGAGACGAACGTCACGAACGTGGTCGACCCGCTCGGCGGCGCGTACTTCGTCGAAGCGCTCACGACCGAGATCGAGCGCCAGGCGCTGGAGTACTTCGAGCGCATCGCCGAGTTCGGCGGGATGGTCGAAGCGGTCGAGGCCGGCTTCCCGCAGCGCGAGATCGCGGATGCGTCGTACCGCTACCAGCGCTCGATCGAGGCGGGCGAGCGGGTCATCGTCGGCGTCAACGCGTTCGAGAAGCCCGACGAAGAGCTGCCGCCGGACCTGCTGAAGATCGGGCCCGAGATCGAGCGCGGCCAAGCGCGCGCGGTGCAGGAAGTCCGCGCGAACCGCGACGGCGCGGCCGTCGAAGCGTCGCTCGCGGCGCTGAAGCGCGCGTGCGCGAGCGAGGCGAACGTCATGCCGTACCTCATCGACTGCGTCAAGGCGGTCGCCACCGAAGGCGAGATCGTCGAGGCGATGGTCGGCGTGTACGGCCGCTACACGGAGAACACGCAGTTCTAA